The proteins below are encoded in one region of Triticum aestivum cultivar Chinese Spring chromosome 1B, IWGSC CS RefSeq v2.1, whole genome shotgun sequence:
- the LOC123095290 gene encoding uncharacterized protein, with the protein MQGAPAGSLAVAAITRTCRAAVSSDPDMSRRHLLRVRRPLALVLPCNPCLAMREDNDVSMPPSTVPGRPSRLARVGRTARGQAGPCRWKCRVPLGLEFIYSFAPSLAGLIPLFGEATSRKRPGLRRTTTQLGWGLGVARGDARWALLVVAGDGGWRRKK; encoded by the exons ATGCAGGGAGCACCCGCAGGGAGCCTCGCCGTTGCTGCCATCACCCGGACATgtcgcgccgccgtctcctccgacccggACATGtcgcgccgccacctcctccgAGTTCGCCGGCCGCTGGCGCTCGTCCTCCCCTGCAACCCCTGCCTCGCCATGCGTGAGGACAATGATGTCAGCATGCCTCCATCGACCGTCCCGGGCCGTCCTTCTCGCCTCGCTCGCGTGGGCCGCACTGCGCGCGGGCAAGCCGGCCCTTGCCGGTGGAAGTGTCGGGTGCCGCTCGGGCTAG AGTTTATTTATTCCTTTGCTCCCTCACTTGCGGGATTAATTCCTTTGTTTGGAGAGGCGACATCGAGGAAGAGGCCGGGGTTGCGGAGGACAACGACGCAGCTTGGCTGGGGCCTCGGGGTGGCGCGCGGAGATGCGCGATGGGCGCTgctggtggtcgccggcgacggcgggtggagaaggaaaaaatag